A single genomic interval of Koleobacter methoxysyntrophicus harbors:
- a CDS encoding DEAD/DEAH box helicase encodes MAKSRKYGKTWWGNAWVDALERIDYNTNRLPRGKRYANDGRVKEIKVDTSGRVTAKVKGTRSRPYQVEIRLNRFSPAQKKIIKSVIAKDPVLASELSLGRLPEKILDRFEKNNIYLLPESWDDIDASCSCPDWANPCKHLAAVYYIIANEIDKDPFILFKLRGLDSGELLQSAGFISRDEKNGDPMPGQLSTRTLSFIPYTDIKITKNRQKQQNKQEFPIDLSSIAGSRESKAIFALLGDKPLFYSEGNFKDVLLRAYKNISNSMERLELLENGFSFKDTEFTLLYPSNNDFNEILFFVSSGKEGADWKTQKVPVLDGEGLALKRKKGESLPAGAVLDMFLAVPLELPAERSSPWAAFLSASCALAQALARASSFVPEVRVPNTKTVKSVKHNGAFYISYRPMDRSGKLVPALDYLASIMPPGFIYNKKERAVLTGTEAVLEFLSIILSHIVHRFAGIDCHDKICGAFFRGEIYRPEKFEEEQTAKAISDWLGWLNLDQGHISPVIKIDLPAPGKEKFKLKVYVEDKKDPLAPILPLKEIFSDREELFSLPAQDARREVARQMTIAGEYLPVLKALLSHKGKKYANLSPTEMAGFLTEGQQICSLLGIRVIIPKELKKMAAPALSITARVKKGSEKRVSYLNLADILDFSWEVSIGDINISREEFIKLAKSAEGIVRFRDHYLMLKPEEVKLILEKLDNPLPRLTSMEILQASITGEASGVSFNPDAVIKKLANDLGKEEEIGAPAGLKAKLRPYQQRGLNWLYANTIRGLGSCLADDMGLGKTLQVIALMLKLKEDGWLKKSALVICPTTLIGNWVKECKKFAPSLRVAVYHGSSRRLTVKDTDVIITSYGILRKDAVKFKKDLWDLVVIDEAQNIKNPDTDQTKAVKSLGAKSYIAMSGTPVENRLMELWSIFDFINKGYLGKRQDFARRFALPIEKYRDREKIEKLRKATAPFLMRRLKSDRAIIADLPDKIVKNEYCYLTGEQAALYKQVTDSMMKEIEKSEGIARKGLVFKLITSLKQICNHPVLYSKKGRAQKEHSGKAEKVLSILESIISGGEKTLVFTQYKEMGELLVDMIKENLQVEALFFHGGLPRKKRDEIVEKFQNNSGSSPVMLISLKAGGTGLNLTAATNVIHYDLWWNPAVEEQATDRAYRIGQTNNVIVHRLISLGTFEEKIDEMITAKKELAELTVTAGESRLSELSNEELREIFILED; translated from the coding sequence ATGGCGAAGAGCAGAAAATACGGCAAAACATGGTGGGGAAATGCCTGGGTAGATGCTCTGGAAAGAATAGATTACAATACCAACAGGCTTCCCAGGGGTAAGAGATATGCAAATGACGGCAGGGTAAAGGAAATTAAAGTAGATACAAGCGGCAGGGTAACTGCAAAGGTCAAGGGGACTCGTTCTCGTCCTTACCAGGTAGAGATAAGGCTAAACAGATTTTCCCCCGCTCAGAAAAAGATTATTAAGTCCGTTATTGCCAAAGACCCGGTTCTGGCTTCAGAGCTGTCTTTGGGAAGGCTGCCGGAAAAGATACTTGATCGCTTTGAAAAAAACAATATTTACCTGCTGCCTGAATCGTGGGATGATATTGACGCAAGCTGTTCATGCCCTGACTGGGCCAATCCGTGCAAGCACCTGGCAGCAGTTTATTATATCATAGCCAATGAGATTGATAAGGACCCTTTCATATTGTTTAAGTTAAGGGGTTTAGACAGTGGTGAACTGCTTCAATCTGCGGGTTTTATCTCACGGGACGAAAAAAACGGGGACCCCATGCCAGGGCAGTTAAGCACCAGAACCCTTTCCTTCATACCTTATACAGATATAAAAATTACAAAAAATCGTCAAAAACAGCAAAATAAGCAAGAATTCCCCATTGATTTGAGCAGCATTGCAGGAAGCAGAGAGAGCAAGGCAATTTTTGCACTACTTGGTGATAAACCCCTTTTTTATTCGGAAGGTAATTTTAAAGACGTGTTATTACGAGCCTACAAAAATATTTCAAACTCCATGGAAAGACTTGAACTTTTAGAGAATGGGTTTTCCTTTAAAGATACAGAGTTTACGCTCCTCTACCCTTCAAATAATGACTTTAATGAAATTTTATTTTTTGTCAGTTCAGGAAAAGAAGGGGCTGACTGGAAAACCCAGAAAGTTCCGGTTTTAGATGGTGAAGGCTTAGCCTTGAAAAGAAAAAAGGGGGAAAGCCTGCCTGCAGGGGCCGTCCTGGATATGTTCCTTGCTGTTCCCCTTGAGCTCCCTGCTGAACGAAGTTCCCCCTGGGCAGCCTTTTTAAGTGCGTCCTGTGCTCTGGCCCAGGCACTGGCCAGGGCATCATCCTTTGTGCCTGAAGTAAGGGTTCCGAATACAAAAACAGTAAAATCCGTGAAACACAATGGGGCTTTTTATATTTCCTACAGGCCCATGGACAGGTCTGGAAAGCTTGTGCCAGCGCTTGACTACCTGGCATCAATAATGCCCCCGGGTTTTATTTATAATAAAAAAGAAAGGGCTGTGTTAACAGGAACTGAAGCTGTGCTGGAGTTTTTGTCAATTATCCTTTCTCATATAGTTCATCGTTTCGCCGGGATTGATTGTCACGATAAGATATGCGGGGCCTTTTTCCGCGGGGAAATATACCGCCCCGAAAAATTTGAGGAAGAACAGACTGCCAAGGCAATTTCTGACTGGCTCGGCTGGCTCAACCTTGACCAAGGCCATATCTCCCCGGTAATTAAGATCGACCTGCCCGCACCGGGCAAAGAAAAATTCAAGTTAAAAGTATATGTGGAGGACAAAAAAGACCCCCTCGCACCGATTTTACCCTTAAAGGAAATCTTCTCCGACAGAGAAGAACTCTTCTCCCTTCCGGCTCAGGATGCCCGCAGGGAAGTAGCGCGCCAGATGACTATTGCCGGTGAGTACCTCCCGGTATTGAAGGCGCTTTTAAGCCATAAAGGGAAAAAATATGCCAATCTTAGCCCCACTGAAATGGCAGGATTCCTCACAGAAGGGCAGCAGATATGTTCACTCCTCGGCATCAGGGTAATAATCCCCAAAGAGCTGAAAAAAATGGCAGCCCCTGCCCTGTCAATAACTGCAAGGGTAAAGAAGGGCAGTGAAAAGAGGGTTAGCTACCTTAATCTGGCAGATATCCTTGACTTCTCCTGGGAAGTATCTATCGGAGACATTAATATAAGCAGGGAGGAATTTATAAAACTCGCAAAATCAGCTGAAGGGATTGTCAGGTTCAGAGACCATTACTTAATGTTGAAACCTGAAGAAGTAAAGTTAATACTGGAGAAGCTGGACAACCCTCTGCCGCGGCTTACTTCCATGGAAATACTCCAGGCATCAATTACAGGAGAAGCATCAGGTGTATCCTTTAATCCGGATGCAGTTATTAAAAAGCTGGCAAATGACCTGGGCAAAGAGGAAGAAATAGGGGCCCCTGCAGGCCTTAAGGCCAAACTGCGCCCCTATCAGCAGCGGGGGCTTAACTGGCTTTATGCAAATACTATAAGGGGATTAGGCTCCTGTCTTGCCGATGATATGGGCCTGGGTAAAACATTACAGGTTATAGCCCTTATGCTAAAGCTTAAAGAAGACGGATGGCTTAAAAAATCTGCCCTGGTAATCTGCCCCACGACCCTTATAGGTAACTGGGTTAAGGAATGTAAAAAATTTGCCCCTTCGCTGAGGGTAGCTGTTTACCATGGAAGCAGCCGCAGACTGACTGTAAAGGACACTGACGTGATTATTACGTCTTATGGGATTTTGCGGAAGGACGCAGTCAAATTTAAAAAGGATTTATGGGATTTAGTGGTTATAGACGAAGCGCAAAATATTAAAAACCCCGATACGGATCAGACAAAGGCGGTAAAATCACTTGGTGCCAAAAGTTATATAGCCATGAGCGGAACCCCTGTAGAGAACAGGCTCATGGAGTTATGGAGTATTTTTGACTTTATAAACAAGGGTTATCTGGGCAAGCGGCAGGATTTTGCCAGAAGATTTGCACTTCCTATAGAAAAATACAGGGATAGGGAAAAGATTGAAAAACTCAGGAAAGCTACCGCTCCCTTTTTAATGAGGAGATTGAAAAGCGATAGAGCAATTATTGCAGACCTCCCTGATAAAATAGTAAAGAATGAATACTGCTATTTGACCGGTGAACAGGCTGCTCTGTACAAGCAGGTTACAGATTCAATGATGAAAGAAATAGAGAAAAGTGAAGGAATAGCTCGAAAGGGACTGGTCTTTAAACTTATAACATCTTTAAAGCAGATCTGCAATCACCCCGTCCTTTACTCTAAAAAAGGCAGGGCCCAGAAGGAACACTCAGGTAAGGCAGAAAAGGTGTTATCCATCCTGGAAAGCATAATATCCGGCGGGGAAAAGACCTTGGTATTTACTCAGTATAAGGAAATGGGAGAACTGCTGGTGGACATGATAAAGGAGAATTTACAGGTAGAAGCGCTGTTTTTCCACGGAGGCCTTCCCAGGAAAAAGCGCGATGAAATAGTAGAAAAATTCCAAAATAACAGCGGTAGCTCCCCCGTTATGTTGATTTCCCTCAAGGCAGGGGGGACAGGGCTAAACCTTACTGCAGCAACAAATGTAATCCATTACGACCTGTGGTGGAACCCTGCAGTAGAAGAACAGGCTACCGACAGGGCATACAGGATCGGGCAGACAAATAATGTGATTGTCCACAGGCTGATCAGCCTCGGCACCTTCGAGGAAAAAATTGATGAGATGATCACTGCAAAAAAAGAACTTGCAGAACTGACAGTAACTGCAGGCGAAAGCAGGCTCAGTGAGCTCTCCAATGAAGAACTGAGAGAGATATTTATACTGGAAGATTGA
- a CDS encoding glycerol-3-phosphate acyltransferase, whose amino-acid sequence MKAMMFLVLSYILGSIPSAFVVTKIITGRDIRKIGSGNVGTMNTLRHVGLIPGIMTFLIDFSKGALATWAALSSTQSYFIVYASALFVMIGHNWPLLLRFKGGKGLAATAGSLAVINIKICVIVYTVIGITSLLLKNTDRASIIGFLVYPFLLFLIYNNFQIFVIGLVHFSLVFIRHYPGLKKGKMLIT is encoded by the coding sequence ATGAAAGCAATGATGTTTCTTGTATTATCATACATATTGGGTTCAATACCCTCTGCTTTTGTAGTTACCAAAATCATCACCGGCAGAGATATTCGAAAAATAGGTAGCGGCAATGTGGGTACTATGAACACCCTAAGGCATGTCGGTCTAATCCCCGGAATAATGACTTTTCTGATTGATTTTAGCAAAGGAGCACTCGCCACCTGGGCTGCTCTGAGCTCTACCCAAAGCTATTTCATTGTATACGCTTCAGCACTGTTTGTAATGATTGGTCATAACTGGCCTTTGTTATTGAGGTTTAAAGGTGGAAAGGGTCTTGCTGCAACTGCAGGGTCTTTAGCCGTGATAAATATAAAAATATGCGTAATAGTTTATACTGTAATCGGAATAACTTCTTTATTGCTTAAAAATACTGACAGGGCTTCTATTATCGGTTTTCTTGTTTATCCTTTTTTACTGTTTTTAATCTATAACAATTTCCAGATTTTTGTTATCGGCTTGGTTCATTTTTCGCTGGTCTTTATCAGACATTATCCAGGACTTAAAAAGGGAAAGATGTTAATAACTTGA